One window of the Rhizobiaceae bacterium genome contains the following:
- a CDS encoding sugar ABC transporter permease, giving the protein MAEESAGRPNQLFKNLSSKIASIPMILTALVIFVGGTIWTVVYSFTNSRLLPRLNFVGLDQYERLWGTPRWHVAIENIAVYGVSMLVLSLLFGFLLAALLDQKIRFEDTFRTIFLYPFALSFIVTGLVWQWILNPNFGVQHIVRSLGWESFAFDPLYDQRIVIFGILIAALWQQTGLVMCLMLAGLRGIDEDIWKAARVDGIPTWKTYLFIVIPMMRAVFVTTLVIVASGIVRVYDLVVAQTSGGPGIASEVPAKYVYDTMFLSQNLGQGFAASTMMLLSVIIVVVPWAYLEFGRRRRHG; this is encoded by the coding sequence ATGGCTGAGGAGAGCGCCGGGCGCCCGAACCAACTCTTCAAGAACCTGAGTTCGAAGATCGCTTCCATCCCGATGATCCTGACGGCGCTCGTCATCTTCGTCGGCGGGACGATCTGGACGGTCGTCTATTCCTTCACCAATTCGCGGCTCCTGCCGCGCCTGAACTTCGTCGGGCTCGACCAGTACGAACGTCTCTGGGGCACGCCGCGCTGGCATGTGGCGATCGAGAACATCGCCGTCTACGGCGTCTCCATGCTGGTGCTTTCGCTGCTCTTCGGCTTCCTGCTCGCGGCCCTGCTCGACCAGAAGATCCGGTTCGAGGACACGTTCCGGACGATCTTCCTCTATCCCTTCGCGCTCTCCTTCATCGTCACCGGCCTCGTCTGGCAGTGGATTCTCAACCCCAATTTCGGCGTGCAGCACATCGTGCGCAGCCTCGGCTGGGAAAGCTTCGCCTTCGACCCGCTCTACGACCAGCGCATCGTCATCTTCGGCATCCTGATCGCCGCGCTTTGGCAGCAGACCGGCCTCGTCATGTGCCTGATGCTGGCCGGGCTGCGCGGCATCGACGAGGACATCTGGAAGGCGGCACGCGTCGACGGCATCCCGACATGGAAGACCTACCTCTTCATCGTCATCCCGATGATGCGGGCTGTGTTCGTCACCACGCTCGTCATCGTCGCCAGCGGCATCGTGCGCGTCTACGACCTCGTCGTCGCGCAGACGAGCGGCGGCCCCGGCATCGCCTCGGAAGTGCCGGCAAAATATGTCTACGACACGATGTTCCTGTCGCAGAATCTCGGCCAGGGCTTCGCCGCCTCCACCATGATGCTGCTTTCCGTCATCATCGTCGTCGTGCCATGGGCGTATCTGGAATTCGGCAGGAGGCGCCGCCATGGCTGA
- a CDS encoding carbohydrate ABC transporter permease, with translation MTVAALDLSGPQGTRPRRTLSPRNIMLYGTLIVVAVYYLIPLYVMIVTSLKGMPEIRLGNIFSPPVEITFEPWVKAWATACTGLNCDGLSRGFWNSVRITVPSVVVSIAIASINGYALANWRFKGAEIFFTILIVGAFIPYQVMLYPIVIILREMGLYGSLWGLVIVHSIFGMPILTLLFRNYFASVPEELFKAARVDGAGFWAIYFKIMLPMSLPIFVVAIILQVTGIWNDFLFGVVYTRPETYPMTVQLNNIVNATMGVKEYNVNMAATIITGLVPLVIYFISGKLFVRGIAAGAVKG, from the coding sequence ATGACGGTCGCCGCTCTCGACCTGTCCGGTCCACAGGGGACGCGGCCGCGCCGCACGCTCTCGCCGCGCAACATCATGCTCTACGGCACGCTGATCGTCGTGGCGGTTTACTACCTCATTCCGCTTTACGTGATGATCGTCACCTCCCTCAAGGGCATGCCCGAAATCCGCCTCGGCAACATCTTCTCTCCGCCGGTCGAGATCACCTTCGAGCCCTGGGTGAAAGCCTGGGCGACAGCCTGCACGGGCCTGAACTGCGACGGACTGAGCCGGGGCTTCTGGAATTCGGTGCGCATCACCGTGCCTTCCGTCGTCGTCTCGATCGCGATTGCCTCGATCAACGGCTACGCGCTCGCCAACTGGCGCTTCAAGGGCGCGGAGATCTTCTTCACCATCCTGATCGTCGGCGCCTTCATCCCCTATCAGGTGATGCTCTATCCGATCGTCATCATCCTGCGCGAAATGGGGCTCTACGGCAGCCTGTGGGGTCTGGTGATCGTGCACTCCATCTTCGGCATGCCGATCCTGACGCTCCTCTTCCGCAATTATTTCGCCTCTGTGCCGGAGGAGCTGTTCAAGGCGGCGCGCGTCGACGGCGCCGGCTTCTGGGCGATCTACTTCAAGATCATGCTGCCGATGAGCCTGCCGATCTTCGTCGTCGCCATCATCCTGCAGGTGACGGGCATCTGGAACGACTTCCTGTTCGGCGTCGTCTACACGCGGCCAGAAACCTATCCGATGACCGTGCAGCTCAACAACATCGTCAACGCGACGATGGGCGTGAAGGAATACAACGTCAACATGGCGGCCACGATCATCACAGGCCTCGTGCCGCTGGTCATCTACTTCATCTCCGGCAAGCTGTTCGTGCGGGGCATCGCCGCCGGCGCGGTGAAAGGTTAG
- a CDS encoding LacI family DNA-binding transcriptional regulator: MSKTFPTVQDVARAANVSTATVSRALSLPDRVSEETRRIVMEAVERTGYSINRAARNLRRQETSSIVVLVPNLGNPFFSRILAGIEARLARDGYNVLVNDTNNPDVPRERVLDYLHVNRADGIICLDGTLPEHFFRHGASVPPVVFCCEWIDGGIGPSIRFDNSGGQAAAVTHLFEHGHRDIGHVLGPKGNVLTGERVEGFRQGLRRHGLRERADWIFEGDFSLGSGVEAARRWLAMADRPTAIATSSDIMACGFISELHRAGVEVPRDVSVVGFDDIDIAEVFIPALTTIRQPRRHIGESAADTLLGLVRADNAGSGKEQVVRWPAELMPRESVRRI; encoded by the coding sequence TTGAGCAAGACCTTTCCGACCGTTCAGGATGTCGCGCGCGCGGCGAACGTATCGACCGCGACGGTGAGTCGCGCGCTCTCGTTGCCGGATCGCGTTTCCGAGGAAACGCGGCGCATCGTGATGGAAGCGGTCGAGCGGACCGGCTATTCGATTAATCGCGCGGCGCGGAACCTGCGGCGGCAGGAGACCAGCTCCATCGTGGTGCTCGTGCCCAATCTCGGCAATCCGTTCTTCTCGCGCATCCTCGCCGGCATCGAGGCGCGTCTCGCGCGGGACGGCTACAATGTGCTGGTCAACGACACCAACAACCCTGACGTGCCGAGGGAGAGGGTGCTCGACTATCTCCACGTCAACCGCGCCGACGGCATCATCTGTCTCGACGGCACGTTGCCGGAGCATTTTTTCCGCCACGGCGCCTCGGTGCCGCCTGTCGTCTTCTGCTGCGAATGGATCGACGGCGGCATCGGACCGTCCATCCGCTTCGACAACAGTGGCGGGCAGGCGGCGGCGGTGACGCACCTGTTCGAACACGGCCACCGCGACATCGGCCATGTGCTGGGGCCGAAGGGCAATGTCCTGACCGGCGAGCGCGTCGAAGGTTTCAGGCAGGGCCTGAGACGGCACGGGCTTCGGGAGCGCGCCGACTGGATTTTCGAGGGCGACTTCTCGCTTGGTTCAGGCGTCGAGGCGGCGCGCCGCTGGCTCGCGATGGCCGATCGGCCGACCGCGATCGCCACGTCGAGCGACATCATGGCCTGCGGCTTCATCTCGGAACTGCATCGCGCCGGGGTCGAGGTGCCGCGCGATGTCTCCGTGGTCGGCTTCGACGACATCGACATCGCCGAGGTCTTCATTCCGGCGCTGACGACCATCCGCCAGCCGCGCCGCCATATAGGCGAGAGCGCCGCCGACACGCTGCTCGGTCTTGTCCGGGCGGACAATGCCGGCTCGGGAAAGGAGCAGGTCGTGCGCTGGCCGGCGGAACTCATGCCGCGCGAGAGCGTCCGCCGGATCTGA
- a CDS encoding ABC transporter substrate-binding protein, translating into MRFKLTALLATGVALNLSGAAMATDLEVTHWWTSGGEAAAVAEFAKAFDATGNKWVDGAIAGSGGTARPIMISRITGGDPMAATQFNHGRQAEELVQAGLMRDLTDLATKEGWKDIVKPSSLLDSCTLDGKIYCVPVNIHSQQWLWLSNAAFEKAGVPVPKNWDEYVAAAPALEKAGIVPLAIGQQSWQTTLAFQVLLTALAGKDAYMKIFGDKDAEFAASADMAKVFKAADDARKMAAKSTAQEWNQATTMVINGQAGGQIMGDWAQGEFQVAGQVAGKDYTCLPGLGVNDIIQTGGDAFYFPLLKDEEKSKAQEVLASTMLSKETQVAFNLKKGSLPVRGDVDLAAANDCMKKGLDILAKGNVIPAPDQLMSADSLTRINDLFAEFFNTPAMTAEDAQKRFTDLVASAD; encoded by the coding sequence ATGCGTTTTAAGCTGACTGCGCTGCTCGCGACCGGTGTCGCGCTCAATCTCTCCGGAGCCGCCATGGCGACGGATCTCGAAGTGACGCACTGGTGGACGTCGGGCGGCGAGGCCGCCGCCGTCGCCGAATTCGCCAAGGCCTTCGACGCCACGGGCAACAAATGGGTCGACGGGGCGATCGCCGGCTCCGGCGGCACGGCGCGTCCGATCATGATCAGCCGCATCACCGGCGGCGACCCCATGGCCGCCACACAGTTCAATCACGGACGGCAGGCCGAGGAACTCGTGCAGGCCGGCCTGATGCGGGATCTCACCGATCTCGCCACAAAGGAAGGCTGGAAGGACATCGTCAAGCCGTCGAGCCTGCTCGACTCGTGCACGCTCGACGGAAAGATCTATTGCGTGCCGGTGAACATCCATTCGCAGCAATGGCTGTGGCTGTCCAACGCCGCCTTCGAGAAGGCCGGCGTGCCGGTGCCGAAGAACTGGGACGAGTATGTCGCCGCCGCTCCCGCGCTCGAAAAGGCAGGCATCGTGCCGCTCGCCATCGGCCAGCAGAGCTGGCAGACGACGCTGGCCTTCCAAGTGCTGCTGACGGCGCTCGCCGGCAAGGACGCCTACATGAAGATCTTCGGCGACAAGGATGCCGAATTCGCCGCCAGCGCCGATATGGCGAAGGTGTTCAAGGCCGCGGACGATGCGCGCAAGATGGCCGCGAAATCCACGGCGCAGGAATGGAACCAGGCGACGACCATGGTCATCAACGGCCAGGCCGGCGGCCAGATCATGGGCGACTGGGCGCAAGGCGAATTCCAGGTGGCCGGACAGGTCGCCGGCAAGGACTACACGTGCCTGCCCGGCCTCGGCGTCAACGACATCATCCAGACGGGCGGCGACGCCTTCTACTTCCCGCTGCTCAAGGACGAGGAGAAGTCCAAGGCGCAGGAAGTGCTGGCGTCGACCATGCTGAGCAAGGAGACGCAGGTCGCCTTCAACCTCAAGAAGGGCTCGCTGCCGGTGCGCGGCGACGTGGACCTCGCCGCCGCCAACGACTGCATGAAGAAGGGCCTCGACATCCTCGCCAAGGGCAACGTCATCCCCGCTCCCGATCAGCTGATGTCGGCCGACTCGCTCACCCGCATCAACGATCTGTTCGCGGAGTTCTTCAACACGCCCGCCATGACAGCGGAAGACGCGCAGAAGCGCTTCACCGATCTCGTGGCCTCGGCCGACTGA
- a CDS encoding ABC transporter ATP-binding protein, with protein MTSVLVRNLSLNFGTVEVLKNLNIDVAEGEFIVLLGPSGCGKSTLLNCIAGLLDVSAGQIFINGRNVTWEEPKDRGIGMVFQSYALYPQMSVEGNLSFGLKNAGLPKNEIARRVKNASEILQIEPLLQRKPSALSGGQRQRVAIGRALVRDVDVFLFDEPLSNLDAKLRSELRVEIKRLHQRLGNTMIYVTHDQIEAMTLADRIAVMRGGLIQQLDTPHAIYSRPVNRFVAGFIGSPGMNFLAGAVEVRDGKPRFVAEDLDVPLATYAFDRNAVVAGPAELGVRPEHIGVNSGEDWPYARKVAIEVVEPMGSDTLIWAKLGGQDIAMRLPSERAPRVGDHVSIGFDPMRASLFNASTGMRL; from the coding sequence ATGACGAGCGTTCTGGTCCGCAACCTGTCGCTGAACTTCGGCACCGTCGAGGTGCTGAAGAACCTGAACATCGATGTAGCCGAGGGCGAGTTCATCGTGCTGCTTGGCCCTTCCGGCTGCGGCAAGTCCACGCTGCTCAACTGCATCGCCGGGCTGCTCGACGTGTCGGCCGGGCAGATCTTCATCAACGGCCGCAACGTGACGTGGGAGGAGCCGAAGGACCGGGGCATCGGCATGGTGTTCCAGTCCTACGCGCTCTATCCGCAGATGAGCGTCGAGGGGAACCTGTCCTTCGGGCTGAAGAATGCCGGCCTGCCGAAGAACGAGATAGCGCGGCGCGTCAAGAACGCCTCCGAGATCCTGCAGATCGAGCCGCTCCTGCAGCGCAAGCCGTCCGCGCTTTCCGGCGGCCAGCGCCAGCGCGTCGCCATCGGCCGGGCGCTGGTGCGCGACGTCGACGTGTTCCTGTTCGACGAGCCGCTGTCGAACCTCGACGCCAAGCTGCGCTCGGAGCTGCGCGTCGAGATCAAGCGGCTGCACCAGCGGCTCGGCAACACAATGATCTACGTCACCCACGACCAGATCGAGGCGATGACGCTTGCCGACCGCATCGCCGTGATGCGCGGCGGGCTGATCCAGCAGCTCGACACGCCGCACGCCATCTATTCCCGCCCGGTCAACCGCTTCGTCGCCGGCTTCATCGGCTCGCCCGGCATGAACTTCCTCGCCGGCGCGGTGGAGGTGCGGGACGGCAAGCCGCGCTTCGTCGCCGAGGATCTGGACGTGCCGCTCGCCACCTATGCTTTCGACCGGAACGCGGTCGTCGCCGGCCCGGCGGAACTCGGCGTGCGGCCCGAGCATATCGGCGTCAACAGCGGCGAGGACTGGCCCTATGCGCGCAAGGTCGCAATCGAGGTGGTCGAGCCGATGGGCTCCGACACGCTGATCTGGGCGAAGCTCGGCGGGCAGGACATCGCCATGCGGCTGCCCAGCGAGCGCGCGCCGCGCGTCGGCGACCATGTCTCGATCGGGTTCGACCCGATGCGCGCCTCCCTCTTCAACGCATCCACCGGCATGCGCCTTTAA
- the gndA gene encoding NADP-dependent phosphogluconate dehydrogenase, translated as MTEKAEIGLIGLGVMGANLALNIAEKGQRIAVFNRTASKTAAFVEQAGALADRIVPCDTIEALVEAIRPPRPIIVMVQAGAAVDEQIAHLKPVLAKNDIIIDAGNANYHDTVRRTRELEGSGLTFIGMGVSGGEEGARHGPSIMVGGTEDSYRRVEPTLTAISAKYEGEACSAWLGPDGAGHFVKTIHNGIEYADMQMIAEIYGILRDGLGMGAKEIGKVFDGWNKGRLNSFLIEITGKVLAADDPKTGKPVVDIILDRAGQKGTGKWSAIEAQTLGVPATAIEAAVAARVISSMRDERLAAEKAYGPAATGRVSRDILADLELALFAGKIAAYAQGFAVMAAASKEFGWNLPMPTIAKIWRAGCIIRSQFLGTIAAAFGKDAKVANLLMTPAFIDMMKEASPALRRVVAISAEAGLPAPALASALAYFDGYRQGRGTSNVIQAQRDFFGAHGFERIDAAGAHHGPWGSGAA; from the coding sequence ATGACGGAAAAAGCCGAAATCGGCCTGATCGGCCTGGGTGTGATGGGCGCGAATCTCGCGCTGAACATTGCCGAAAAGGGACAGCGCATTGCGGTTTTCAACCGCACCGCGTCGAAGACCGCGGCTTTCGTCGAGCAGGCGGGCGCGCTCGCCGACCGGATCGTGCCCTGCGACACCATCGAGGCGCTGGTGGAGGCGATCCGGCCGCCGCGCCCGATCATCGTCATGGTGCAGGCAGGTGCTGCCGTGGACGAGCAGATCGCGCATCTCAAGCCGGTTCTGGCGAAGAACGACATCATCATCGACGCCGGCAACGCCAATTACCACGACACGGTGCGCCGCACGCGCGAACTTGAAGGCTCCGGACTGACCTTCATCGGCATGGGTGTCTCGGGCGGCGAGGAAGGAGCACGCCACGGCCCGTCCATCATGGTCGGCGGCACGGAGGACTCCTATCGCCGCGTCGAGCCGACGCTCACCGCCATCTCGGCGAAATATGAGGGCGAGGCCTGCTCGGCCTGGCTCGGGCCGGACGGCGCCGGCCACTTCGTCAAGACCATCCACAACGGCATCGAATATGCCGACATGCAGATGATCGCCGAGATCTACGGCATCCTGCGCGACGGCCTCGGCATGGGCGCGAAGGAGATCGGCAAGGTGTTCGACGGCTGGAACAAGGGCCGTCTCAACTCCTTCCTGATCGAGATCACGGGAAAGGTGCTGGCGGCCGACGATCCGAAGACCGGCAAGCCCGTGGTCGACATCATCCTTGACCGTGCCGGCCAGAAGGGCACCGGCAAGTGGTCGGCCATCGAGGCGCAGACGCTCGGCGTACCGGCGACCGCGATCGAGGCCGCCGTCGCGGCGCGCGTCATCTCCTCCATGCGCGACGAGCGGCTCGCCGCCGAAAAGGCATACGGGCCAGCGGCCACGGGCCGCGTCTCCAGGGACATTCTGGCCGATCTCGAACTGGCGCTCTTCGCCGGCAAGATCGCGGCCTATGCGCAGGGCTTTGCCGTGATGGCCGCGGCCTCGAAGGAGTTCGGCTGGAACCTGCCGATGCCGACCATCGCGAAGATCTGGCGGGCCGGCTGCATCATCCGCTCGCAGTTCCTCGGCACCATCGCGGCGGCTTTCGGCAAGGATGCGAAGGTCGCGAACCTGCTCATGACGCCAGCCTTCATCGACATGATGAAGGAGGCGAGCCCGGCGCTGCGCCGCGTGGTGGCGATCTCGGCGGAGGCCGGCCTGCCCGCCCCGGCGCTGGCTTCCGCGCTCGCCTATTTCGACGGCTACCGGCAGGGGCGCGGCACCTCCAACGTCATCCAGGCCCAGCGCGACTTCTTCGGCGCGCACGGCTTCGAGCGGATCGACGCGGCCGGCGCGCATCACGGCCCATGGGGCAGCGGCGCCGCCTGA
- a CDS encoding sugar phosphate isomerase/epimerase, whose protein sequence is MNWSFQLYSGRNFQPWENVIRTVADAGYTQVEGFGGLYADPKGLRATLDKNGLAMPTGHFGLDMLEGDFARAADIAGTLGMKIVICPHIAAELRPADAAGWRGFGERLARVGEKAKAAGYEFAWHNHDFEFKPLADGSVPMDHILGSAPDIGWEMDVAWVIRGGADPMPWIDRQGRRIVAVHVKDIAKPGEGLDEDGWSDVGHGTVDWPGLMKAFGAKSAARYYVMEQDNPNDIERFARRSIASAKNF, encoded by the coding sequence ATGAACTGGTCTTTCCAACTCTACAGCGGCCGCAACTTCCAGCCATGGGAAAACGTCATCAGGACCGTGGCGGATGCCGGCTATACGCAGGTCGAGGGTTTCGGCGGCCTCTATGCCGATCCGAAAGGGCTGCGCGCGACGCTCGACAAGAACGGGCTCGCCATGCCCACCGGCCATTTCGGTCTCGACATGCTGGAAGGCGATTTCGCCAGGGCGGCCGACATCGCCGGAACGCTCGGCATGAAGATCGTCATCTGCCCGCACATCGCCGCCGAACTCCGGCCGGCGGACGCGGCCGGCTGGCGCGGCTTCGGCGAGCGGCTCGCAAGGGTCGGCGAGAAGGCGAAGGCGGCCGGCTACGAATTCGCCTGGCACAACCACGATTTCGAGTTCAAGCCGCTCGCCGACGGCAGCGTGCCGATGGATCACATCCTTGGCTCCGCGCCGGACATAGGCTGGGAGATGGATGTCGCATGGGTGATCCGCGGCGGCGCCGATCCCATGCCGTGGATCGACCGGCAGGGACGCCGCATCGTCGCCGTGCACGTCAAGGACATCGCGAAACCGGGCGAAGGGCTCGACGAGGACGGCTGGTCCGACGTCGGCCACGGCACGGTCGACTGGCCGGGGCTGATGAAAGCGTTCGGCGCCAAATCCGCCGCCCGCTACTACGTGATGGAACAGGACAATCCGAACGACATCGAGCGCTTCGCGCGCCGGTCGATCGCGTCGGCGAAGAATTTCTGA
- a CDS encoding LacI family transcriptional regulator: MDEKISKDARGVAAAAGPDRPTLKTIAFMTGLGVTTVSRALKDAPDIGLETRKRVQLVANQVGYRPNRAGVRLRTGKTNVISLVLDTQEQVGGFVSDIIYGISEQLAQSPYHLIVTPYSRDNDPMQPIRYVVETGSADGIIISRTQPDDPRVRYMIERRFPFATHGRTAMNVEHPYHDFDNYAFAGLAVKRLAEIGRQRLALLAPPSSLMYHQHMRSGFLDGLAEVGLNEVPFSSVTNDHSIERIRAATIEMMRRPSRPDGIVSGAGGGTFALVAGIEAAGFRLGRDVDIVSKQSFRLLPMFRPELHVVNEDVRLAGRELAKAVIGSINGAPVEGLQSLIVPTEVLSPPR, translated from the coding sequence ATGGACGAGAAGATTTCAAAGGATGCACGCGGCGTGGCCGCGGCGGCCGGGCCGGACCGTCCGACCCTGAAGACCATCGCTTTCATGACCGGGCTCGGCGTGACCACCGTGTCGCGGGCGCTGAAGGATGCGCCGGACATCGGGCTGGAGACGCGCAAGCGGGTGCAGCTCGTCGCCAACCAGGTCGGTTACCGGCCCAACCGCGCCGGCGTGCGCCTGCGCACCGGCAAGACCAACGTCATCAGCCTCGTCCTCGACACCCAGGAGCAGGTCGGCGGCTTCGTGTCCGACATCATCTACGGCATTTCGGAGCAGCTCGCGCAGTCGCCCTATCATCTGATCGTCACGCCCTATTCGCGCGACAACGATCCCATGCAGCCGATCCGCTACGTCGTCGAGACCGGCTCGGCCGACGGCATCATCATCTCCCGCACCCAGCCCGACGATCCGCGCGTGCGCTACATGATCGAGCGCCGCTTTCCCTTCGCCACGCATGGGCGGACGGCGATGAATGTCGAGCATCCGTATCACGATTTCGACAATTATGCCTTCGCCGGTCTCGCCGTGAAGCGCCTGGCCGAAATCGGCCGGCAGCGGCTGGCGCTGCTCGCCCCGCCATCCTCGCTCATGTATCATCAGCACATGCGCAGCGGCTTCCTCGACGGGCTTGCCGAGGTCGGGCTGAACGAGGTGCCGTTCTCCTCGGTGACGAACGATCACTCGATCGAGCGGATACGCGCCGCCACCATCGAGATGATGCGCCGCCCGTCGCGCCCGGACGGCATCGTCAGCGGCGCCGGCGGCGGCACCTTCGCCCTCGTGGCCGGCATCGAGGCGGCGGGCTTCAGGCTCGGCCGGGACGTCGACATCGTGTCGAAGCAGTCCTTCCGGCTGCTGCCGATGTTCCGGCCGGAACTGCATGTGGTGAACGAGGATGTGCGTCTGGCCGGACGCGAACTGGCGAAAGCGGTGATCGGCAGCATAAACGGGGCGCCGGTCGAAGGGCTGCAGAGCCTCATCGTGCCGACGGAGGTGCTGTCGCCGCCCCGTTAG
- the mgrA gene encoding L-glyceraldehyde 3-phosphate reductase, with product MPYTPAENRYQSMKYNRTGNSGLKLPAISLGLWHNFGEDTPHQVKRALCRRAFDLGITHFDLANNYGPPPGSAETAFGDILRTDFAGHRDELTVSSKAGYEMWPGPYGEWGSRKYVIASCDQSLKRMGLDYVDIFYSHRFDPDTPLEETMMALDHIVRSGRALYVGISSYNSQRTREAADIMRQLGTPLLIHQPSYSMINRWVEDDGLLDTLDGLGIGSIVFSPLAQGMLTSKYLKGIPEGSRASQGKSLRQSFINETTIKNIRALDKIAKARGQTLAQMAIAWVLRKGRVTSALIGASRPEQVDDCVGALAHPDFSDAELADIDKFARDADINLWAASAERKGPARKK from the coding sequence ATGCCATACACGCCCGCCGAAAACCGCTACCAGTCGATGAAGTACAACCGCACCGGCAATTCGGGGCTGAAGCTGCCGGCGATCTCGCTCGGCCTCTGGCACAATTTCGGCGAGGATACGCCGCATCAGGTGAAGCGCGCCCTCTGCCGGCGCGCCTTCGACCTCGGCATTACTCATTTCGACCTCGCCAACAATTACGGTCCACCGCCCGGCTCGGCCGAGACCGCCTTCGGCGATATCCTGCGTACCGACTTCGCCGGCCATCGCGATGAGCTTACCGTTTCCTCCAAGGCCGGCTACGAGATGTGGCCTGGACCGTATGGCGAGTGGGGCAGCCGCAAATATGTGATCGCGAGCTGCGACCAGAGCCTGAAGCGCATGGGTCTCGACTATGTCGACATCTTCTATTCCCACCGCTTCGACCCCGACACGCCGCTGGAAGAAACGATGATGGCGCTCGACCATATCGTGCGCTCGGGCCGGGCGCTCTATGTCGGCATCTCCTCCTACAATTCGCAGCGCACGCGCGAGGCGGCCGATATCATGCGCCAGCTCGGCACGCCGCTGCTGATCCACCAGCCCAGCTATTCCATGATCAACCGCTGGGTGGAGGATGACGGGCTGCTCGACACGCTGGACGGGCTCGGCATCGGCTCGATCGTCTTCTCGCCGCTGGCGCAGGGCATGCTGACCTCGAAATACCTCAAGGGCATTCCGGAAGGCAGCCGCGCCTCGCAGGGCAAGTCGTTGCGCCAGTCCTTCATCAACGAGACGACGATCAAGAACATCAGGGCGCTCGACAAGATCGCCAAGGCGCGCGGCCAGACGCTCGCCCAGATGGCCATAGCGTGGGTGCTGAGAAAAGGCCGCGTCACAAGCGCGCTGATCGGCGCCAGCCGGCCGGAGCAGGTGGACGACTGCGTCGGCGCGCTGGCACATCCGGATTTCTCCGACGCCGAACTCGCCGACATCGACAAGTTCGCGCGCGACGCCGACATCAATCTGTGGGCGGCCTCCGCGGAGCGGAAGGGACCCGCGCGGAAGAAGTAG
- a CDS encoding Gfo/Idh/MocA family oxidoreductase, which translates to MAKTLGVGVIGCGNISTAYFTLAPLFRGIEMRACADINMDAARARAKEFGLRAETVEELLGDDAVDIVVNLTVPAVHYEVSRQALDAGKHVYSEKPFVLSVKEGLDLKKRAERKKLRVGSAPDTFLGGAHQLARHLIDSGKVGKITSGTCYVMSHGMEHWHPNPDFFFQPGAGPVLDVGPYYVSDLIQLIGPVSRVAAISSIPARERTITSKPRAGEKIPVNTPTTIHAVLEFVDGAVVTLNASWDVWKHGHAPIELYGEEGTIFVPDPNFFGGEVRYTKRGDAVKKLPKWDHPLAVPNQKHATGMMANYRSAGLADMALAIMEGRPHRCSMEAALHAIEVMTGVLKSGETGRFVAMQTTCERPAALGIREGKALLAPAKAVRKK; encoded by the coding sequence ATGGCAAAGACACTCGGCGTCGGCGTGATCGGCTGCGGCAACATCTCGACCGCCTATTTCACGCTCGCCCCGTTGTTCAGGGGCATCGAGATGCGCGCCTGCGCGGACATCAACATGGACGCGGCCCGCGCCCGCGCCAAGGAGTTCGGGCTCCGCGCCGAAACCGTGGAGGAACTGCTCGGGGACGATGCGGTCGACATCGTCGTCAACCTCACCGTTCCGGCCGTTCACTACGAGGTGTCGCGGCAGGCGCTCGATGCGGGCAAGCACGTCTATTCTGAAAAGCCCTTCGTGCTTTCGGTGAAGGAAGGGCTGGACCTGAAGAAGCGCGCGGAGCGGAAGAAGCTGCGCGTCGGCTCCGCGCCCGACACCTTTCTCGGCGGCGCCCACCAGCTTGCCCGCCACCTGATCGACAGCGGCAAGGTCGGGAAGATCACCAGCGGCACCTGCTACGTGATGAGCCACGGCATGGAGCACTGGCATCCCAATCCGGACTTCTTCTTCCAGCCCGGCGCAGGCCCGGTGCTGGATGTCGGTCCTTATTACGTCTCCGACCTGATCCAGCTCATCGGGCCGGTAAGCCGAGTGGCGGCGATCTCGTCCATCCCGGCCAGGGAGCGCACCATCACCTCCAAGCCGCGCGCGGGCGAGAAGATTCCCGTCAACACGCCGACCACGATCCATGCCGTGCTCGAATTCGTCGACGGCGCGGTGGTCACGCTCAATGCGAGCTGGGACGTGTGGAAGCACGGCCACGCGCCGATCGAGCTTTATGGCGAGGAAGGCACGATCTTCGTGCCGGACCCGAACTTCTTCGGTGGCGAGGTGCGCTACACGAAGCGCGGCGACGCGGTGAAGAAGCTGCCGAAATGGGACCATCCGCTCGCCGTGCCCAACCAGAAGCACGCAACCGGCATGATGGCGAACTACCGCTCGGCCGGGCTCGCCGACATGGCGCTGGCGATCATGGAAGGCCGGCCGCACCGCTGCTCGATGGAGGCGGCGCTGCACGCGATCGAGGTGATGACGGGCGTCCTGAAATCCGGCGAGACGGGCAGGTTCGTGGCCATGCAGACGACCTGCGAACGGCCCGCCGCGCTCGGCATCCGGGAGGGGAAGGCGCTTCTGGCCCCGGCGAAGGCGGTCCGGAAGAAATAG